Proteins from one Gasterosteus aculeatus chromosome 11, fGasAcu3.hap1.1, whole genome shotgun sequence genomic window:
- the nme4 gene encoding nucleoside diphosphate kinase, mitochondrial isoform X2: MLLLQRSVSKSLLRHFYPANRGNAKGLLSAALPGGAAGSGHRNKSAFPDERERTLIAIKPDGVQRRLVGQIMQRFEQRGFKLVGLKMLQVSEDLLSQHYCELRTKPFYPSLLDYMSSGPVVVMVWEGHKVVQTSRTMVGHTNPAEAQAGTVRGDFSFHVSRNVVHASDSPEGAQREIQLWFQSKELLKWECCDQTITCEDAKA; the protein is encoded by the exons atgctcctcctgcagcggtCCGTCTCCAAGAGTCTCCTGCGACACTTTTATCCAGCAAATCGAGGAAACGCCAAAGGTTTGCTGTCAGCTGCGCTGCCCGGCGGAGCTGCAGGATCAGGACACCGGAACAAATCGG CTTTCCCAGACGAGAGGGAGCGGACTCTCATTGCTATAAAGCCGGATGGAGTCCAACGTCGCCTTGTGGGACAGATAATGCAGCGCTTTGAACAGCGGGGCTTCAAGCTGGTCGGCCTGAAAATGTTGCAG GTGTCTGAGGATCTTCTGTCTCAGCACTACTGTGAACTGAGGACTAAGCCCTTCTACCCCAGTCTGCTGGATTACATGAGCTCAGGGCCCGTTGTTGTCATG GTGTGGGAAGGTCACAAGGTGGTCCAGACGTCTCGTACAATGGTGGGACACACCAACCCAGCGGAGGCCCAGGCAGGCACCGTCAGAGGAGATTTCAGCTTTCATGTCAGCAG GAATGTGGTTCATGCCAGCGATTCACCTGAAGGGGCTCAGAGGGAGATCCAGCTGTGGTTCCAGAGTAAAGAACTCCTGAAGTGGGAGTGCTGTGACCAGACCATCACCTGTGAAGATGCTAAGGCCTGA
- the nme4 gene encoding nucleoside diphosphate kinase, mitochondrial isoform X1 gives MLLLQRSVSKSLLRHFYPANRGNAKGLLSAALPGGAAGSGHRNKSAAFPDERERTLIAIKPDGVQRRLVGQIMQRFEQRGFKLVGLKMLQVSEDLLSQHYCELRTKPFYPSLLDYMSSGPVVVMVWEGHKVVQTSRTMVGHTNPAEAQAGTVRGDFSFHVSRNVVHASDSPEGAQREIQLWFQSKELLKWECCDQTITCEDAKA, from the exons atgctcctcctgcagcggtCCGTCTCCAAGAGTCTCCTGCGACACTTTTATCCAGCAAATCGAGGAAACGCCAAAGGTTTGCTGTCAGCTGCGCTGCCCGGCGGAGCTGCAGGATCAGGACACCGGAACAAATCGG CAGCTTTCCCAGACGAGAGGGAGCGGACTCTCATTGCTATAAAGCCGGATGGAGTCCAACGTCGCCTTGTGGGACAGATAATGCAGCGCTTTGAACAGCGGGGCTTCAAGCTGGTCGGCCTGAAAATGTTGCAG GTGTCTGAGGATCTTCTGTCTCAGCACTACTGTGAACTGAGGACTAAGCCCTTCTACCCCAGTCTGCTGGATTACATGAGCTCAGGGCCCGTTGTTGTCATG GTGTGGGAAGGTCACAAGGTGGTCCAGACGTCTCGTACAATGGTGGGACACACCAACCCAGCGGAGGCCCAGGCAGGCACCGTCAGAGGAGATTTCAGCTTTCATGTCAGCAG GAATGTGGTTCATGCCAGCGATTCACCTGAAGGGGCTCAGAGGGAGATCCAGCTGTGGTTCCAGAGTAAAGAACTCCTGAAGTGGGAGTGCTGTGACCAGACCATCACCTGTGAAGATGCTAAGGCCTGA